Part of the Lichenicola cladoniae genome is shown below.
CGAGCGCATTACCGGACGAATTCTGGGCCACCGCGACCAGGCACGGAACGCCGCCGCCACGCTGGTATTCCGAGCGCACGGTATGGCCGGGGCCCTTCGGCGCGATCATGAACACGTCGAGGTCGGGGCGCGGCTCGATCACCCGGAAATGGATGGAAAGCCCGTGCGCGAACGCCAGTGCCGCGCCCGGCTTCAGATTGTCGCGCAGATGGTCGATGTAGAGATCGCCCTGCAACTCGTCCGGCGTCAGCACCATGACCACGTCGGCCCAGGCTGCGGCTTCGGACGGACCCATCACCTTATGGCCGGCCGCTTCCGCCTTGGCGATGCCGGCCGAACCCGGACGCAGGCCGACCACCAGCTCGGTGACGCCGCTATCCTTCAGGTTGTTGGCGTGCGCATGGCCCTGGCTGCCGAAACCGATGATGGCGACCTTCTTGGCCTTGATCAGGCTGACATCGGCATCGCTGTCGTAATAAACGCGCATCACTCATTCTCCTCGATGGAAACTGTATGGATCAAATCACTATGACTTTGGACTTCTATCCGAAGTCATGAGTGTGATCGCTAAAACATCGTCTAGATCGTCTTGCTGCCGCGGGCGATCGCGGCAACGCCGGTACGGGAAACCTCGACCAGCCCGAGCGGGCGCATCAGGTCGATGAAGCTCTCGATCTTGTCGGTGGCGCCGGTCAGCTCGAATACGAAGCTGCCGACGGTGGTGTCGACCGGCCGGGCCCGGAAGGCGTCGGCGATGCGCAACGCCTCGGCCCGAAGTTCACCGGTGGACACGACCTTGATCAAGGCCATTTCCCGAGCGACGTACGGCCCGATCTGGGTCAGGTCCGACACTTTGTGAACCGGCACCAGGCGGTAGAGCAGCGCCTTGATCTGCTCGATCACCATCGCGGTGCCCGACGTGACGATGTTGATGCGCGACTTGTTGCCGCCATCCTCGACCGGCGCCACGGTCAGGCTTTCGATATTGTATCCGCGCCCGGAAAACAGCCCGATCACGCGTGCGAGCACGCCGCTCTCGTTCTCCACCAGAACCGATATCACCGCAGAGATCTGCGGCTCCTCCTGAGGACTCATCAAAATAACCCAGAGTGCGACAGCGCCTACGCGCATCGCCTCCTTCCAAGCGGTTCACAAGGGGCGACTGCCCTTTGGCGGGGTGAAGGGGCGGAGCCCCTTCGCTAACCGTATCAGACGAGCATCAGCCCCTCATCGGTAATCCGCGCCGCCTGCTGGCTCTGGTCCGGCCCGAGGATCATCTGGTTATGAGCGGCACCGGACGGGATCATCGGATAGCAGTTCTCGTGTTCGTCGACACAGATGTCGGCGATGACCGGCCCGTCATGCGCCAGCATCCGGCGTATGACGTCATCCAGTTCACCAAGATTGGTCGCGCGCATGCCGGTCGCGTGGAACGCGTCCGCGAGCTTAACGAAATCCGGCAGTGCCTCGCTGTAGCTTTCGGAATACCGGCTTCCGTGCAGCAACTCCTGCCACTGGCGAACCATGCCCATGTAGCGGTTGTTCAGGATGAACAGCTTCACCGGCAACCGGTACTGGGCGATCGTGCCGAGTTCCTGGATGTTCATCAGGGTCGAGGCCTCGCCGGCGATGTCGATCACCAGCGCGTCCGGGTTGGCCACCTGCACGCCGACCGCCGCCGGCAATCCATATCCCATGGTCCCGAGACCGCCGGAGGTCATCCAACGGTTCGGCTTCTCGTACTGGAAGTGGGTCGCGGCCCACATCTGGTGCTGCCCGACCTCGGTGGTGACGAAGGTGTCGCGGCCGGTCTCGCGGGACAGGTCGTACAGCCGGCGGATCGCGTGCTGCGGCTTGATGATGGCGCTCGGCGACGGGTCCTGCTTGAAGGCGAGACTATCGATGGCGCGCCATCCGTCGATCTGGCGCCACCAGGCAGCCAGTGCCTCGCGATCGCTTGCGGCCGGGCCCTGCTGCCAGGCCTCGATCATCATCTCGATGGCGAGCCCGGCATCCCCCACCACCGGGATGTCGACGCGCACGATCTTGTTGATCGAGGAGGCATCGATATCGACATGGATCTTGGTCGAGTCCGGCGAGAACGCATCCAGCCGGCCGGTGACGCGATCGTCGAAGCGGGCGCCGATATTGATCAGCACGTCGCAGCCATGGGTGGCGAGGTTGGCTTCGTAGGTCCCGTGCATGCCGAGCATGCCGACGAACTGCGGGTCGGTGGTCGGGTAGGCGCCGAGCCCCATCAGGGTCGAGGTGCAGGGAAAACCGGTCATCCGCACCAGCCGGCCCAGCGCCTCCGACGCCTGGGGCCCCGAGTTGATCACGCCGCCGCCGGTATAGAACAACGGGCGCCTGGCGCGTTTCATCGCCGCCACGGCATCGGCGATCGCCTCGCGGGCCGGTTCGCGGGACGGGCGATAGGAGCGGTGCGGGGCCGTCGATGCTGCGACGTAGGTGGCCGGGCCGACCATGATGTCCTTGGGCAGGTCGACCACCACCGGTCCTGGCCGGCCGCTGCGGGCGACGTAGAACGCCTCGTGCACGGTGCGGGCAAGGTCGCCGGGACGCTTGACCAGGTAGTTGTGCTTGGTGGCGGGCCGGGTGATGCCGGTGGTGTCGGCCTCCTGGAACGCGTCGTTGCCGATCATGTGGGTCGGCACCTGGCCGGTCAGGCAGACCAGCGGGATCGAGTCCATCAGCGCGTCGACCAGGCCGGTCACCGCATTGGTGGCGCCTGGGCCCGAGGTCACCAGCACCACGCCGACACGGCCGGTGGAGCGTGCATAGCCCTCGGCCGCATGCACGGCCGCCTGCTCGTGACGGACCAGGATGTGGCGAATGGAATTCTGCTTGAACAGCGCGTCGTAAATGGGCAGCACCGCGCCGCCGGGGTATCCGAAGACGATTTCGACCTGCTGCTCCTGGAGAACACGGAGAAGAACCTCGGCGCCGTTCATGATCGGCGTGCTGATCGCGTGCCCGTCATGGGCTGCGGTCCGGCTGTCCTTGAGGTTCATCGATGCGTTCATTTCGTGCTCCCGCCGCGGAGGCTGGCTACCTTTAACCGGGCCAGGGGTGGCCACGGAGGGCGTTGCTCTAAGCCCCGGCAGCCTGGGCGTCAACGGCGTTCAGAACAAATGATATAAATTCGTCGTCGGTTCTTTCCATTTGTTGCGTCATAACTGATATGCGGTTGCTGATAATAAGGGTCCGTTCGGACGGCGCCAGCGCGTGATGAGCAAACCAGGTCGCCTGCCGCTTGGTGTATTGCCCTTGCGACAACACCGCCCGCCGCCCGGCCTCGGCAAGGCCGAGCTCGCCGCGCAGGCAGGCCGCCAGTTCGGGCACGCCGTGTGCACGCATCGCCGGGAGCGTCGGCGGCAGGTCCTGCTCGAGCAGGGCCGCCACCTCGTCCAGCGCACCGGTCTCGATCATCCGGCCGAAACGGGCCTCGATGGCGGCGCGAAGCACGTCGCGCGGAGGATCCAGCCTGATCGCGATGAACCGGCAAGGCGCCGGCGGCAAGCCGGGCGAGACGCGCCATTCGGCAATCCCGCGGCCGGTGCCGGACCAGACTTCCCAGGCACGCGCCAGTCGCTGGCCGTCGGACGGGCGCAGCATCCGCGCGCTGTCCGGATCGACCAGGGCCAGGCGTTGGTGCAGGGCTGACGGACCGATCTCGTCCAGCAGGGCACGCGCTTCCCGGCGGGCGGTATCGCCGGCGTCCGGGATCAGCGAGAGGCCATCGGTCATGGCGCGCAGATAGAGCCCGGTGCCGCCGCACAGGATCGGCAGCCGCCCGGCATTCCAGGCTTCCTGCATGGCGCCGAGTGCGGCGGCGCGCCACCAGGCGACGCTGCCGGGCATCGCGGCCGGCCTGATGCCGTAGAGGGCGTGTGGCGCCAGCGCCTCCTCGTCCGGCGTCGGCCGGGCGGTCAGGGTGCGGAGTTCGTGATAGACCTGCATCGAATCCGCGTTGATGACGTTACCACCCATGACCTGGGCCAGTCGGAGCGCCAGGGCGGATTTGCCGCTGCAGGTTGGGCCTGCGACGATTAAGCAATGATTTGCAGCTAACGGTTGCATGGCTGGTTCGCCTTGCCTCATCTCACCATCCCTGCCACACGCCGACCGACAACAGGCCAGCCCCCTTACGTCATGACATTGCCTTATACACTCACGCTCGTTGCACAACGCGAAGCGGGCCTCCTGACCGCCTCCATGGTCGAGCAGGCGCGCGAACTGGTTTCGGGGCAGCCTGCGGTAGTCCTGTCCGAGGGCGAGGCGGTCGACATCCCCTGCCCTGCGCCAGCACCCGGACAGCCCGGCCTGGATGCGACCCGCGCCAGCTTCATGGGCCAGGCGGTCGATGTGCTGCTGACCCGCTCGCGCGGACGTCGCAAGGGCCTGCTGGTGGCGGACATGGACAGCACCATCGTCAGCAGCGAGACGCTGGACGAACTGGCGACACGCG
Proteins encoded:
- a CDS encoding acetolactate synthase 3 large subunit, producing MNLKDSRTAAHDGHAISTPIMNGAEVLLRVLQEQQVEIVFGYPGGAVLPIYDALFKQNSIRHILVRHEQAAVHAAEGYARSTGRVGVVLVTSGPGATNAVTGLVDALMDSIPLVCLTGQVPTHMIGNDAFQEADTTGITRPATKHNYLVKRPGDLARTVHEAFYVARSGRPGPVVVDLPKDIMVGPATYVAASTAPHRSYRPSREPAREAIADAVAAMKRARRPLFYTGGGVINSGPQASEALGRLVRMTGFPCTSTLMGLGAYPTTDPQFVGMLGMHGTYEANLATHGCDVLINIGARFDDRVTGRLDAFSPDSTKIHVDIDASSINKIVRVDIPVVGDAGLAIEMMIEAWQQGPAASDREALAAWWRQIDGWRAIDSLAFKQDPSPSAIIKPQHAIRRLYDLSRETGRDTFVTTEVGQHQMWAATHFQYEKPNRWMTSGGLGTMGYGLPAAVGVQVANPDALVIDIAGEASTLMNIQELGTIAQYRLPVKLFILNNRYMGMVRQWQELLHGSRYSESYSEALPDFVKLADAFHATGMRATNLGELDDVIRRMLAHDGPVIADICVDEHENCYPMIPSGAAHNQMILGPDQSQQAARITDEGLMLV
- the miaA gene encoding tRNA (adenosine(37)-N6)-dimethylallyltransferase MiaA encodes the protein MQPLAANHCLIVAGPTCSGKSALALRLAQVMGGNVINADSMQVYHELRTLTARPTPDEEALAPHALYGIRPAAMPGSVAWWRAAALGAMQEAWNAGRLPILCGGTGLYLRAMTDGLSLIPDAGDTARREARALLDEIGPSALHQRLALVDPDSARMLRPSDGQRLARAWEVWSGTGRGIAEWRVSPGLPPAPCRFIAIRLDPPRDVLRAAIEARFGRMIETGALDEVAALLEQDLPPTLPAMRAHGVPELAACLRGELGLAEAGRRAVLSQGQYTKRQATWFAHHALAPSERTLIISNRISVMTQQMERTDDEFISFVLNAVDAQAAGA
- the ilvN gene encoding acetolactate synthase small subunit, which translates into the protein MSPQEEPQISAVISVLVENESGVLARVIGLFSGRGYNIESLTVAPVEDGGNKSRINIVTSGTAMVIEQIKALLYRLVPVHKVSDLTQIGPYVAREMALIKVVSTGELRAEALRIADAFRARPVDTTVGSFVFELTGATDKIESFIDLMRPLGLVEVSRTGVAAIARGSKTI